One stretch of Deltaproteobacteria bacterium DNA includes these proteins:
- a CDS encoding DUF86 domain-containing protein: MVHHYFGVDTTIVWKIVTDYLPDLLNKLENIVSCRPNN; this comes from the coding sequence GTGGTGCATCATTATTTTGGCGTCGATACAACCATAGTTTGGAAAATTGTAACCGATTACTTGCCAGATTTGTTAAACAAACTAGAGAATATTGTGAGCTGTCGCCCTAATAATTGA
- a CDS encoding nucleotidyltransferase domain-containing protein: MQRPNSDIDILVEFNRPIGMEIVDLVLELEKLLGGSVDLVSKKALKPELLKAIEQQINYV, from the coding sequence ATGCAACGGCCGAATAGCGATATTGATATACTTGTAGAATTTAATCGGCCCATTGGAATGGAGATAGTGGATCTGGTGCTTGAATTAGAAAAGCTTCTGGGTGGCTCTGTGGATTTGGTTTCCAAAAAGGCTCTAAAGCCCGAGTTGTTGAAGGCTATTGAACAACAGATAAACTATGTCTAA
- a CDS encoding universal stress protein, translating into MKKIIVTTDLSPESFSAFRTAKKYAHSDGETATIVVLCVLEDLAKTSVQFA; encoded by the coding sequence ATGAAAAAGATTATCGTTACTACCGATCTTTCACCCGAATCCTTTTCTGCTTTTCGGACGGCCAAAAAATATGCCCATAGCGATGGGGAGACTGCTACTATAGTAGTGCTGTGCGTTCTCGAAGATCTTGCTAAGACCAGCGTGCAGTTTGC